The following proteins are co-located in the Paenibacillus sp. FSL H8-0079 genome:
- a CDS encoding Nif3-like dinuclear metal center hexameric protein, which produces MDLTVQDIVLHLTENIELPENTVDQLITGSLDRKVTGIIIAFMPTHYVIEQAIQHGANLIIAHESPFYNHHSHTDWLANDSVYVDKRKLIDEADISIYRCHDIIHRFQPDGITEGLIQALEWSSYVEQRLPEADILSFLEGSTVEAIAHHVKSCLGIEYVRVAGNAEIVCRRAAVLVGFRGNGHVTIPLIQNSQLDLIIAGEGFEWETPEYIRDAVQQGKSKALIMIGHAESEASGMKLLAHSLAERLPELSVRFVGEKPLYTVI; this is translated from the coding sequence ATGGACCTTACTGTTCAAGACATTGTACTTCATCTCACAGAAAACATTGAATTGCCGGAAAACACGGTGGATCAGCTGATTACGGGCTCACTTGATCGAAAGGTCACAGGTATTATCATTGCTTTTATGCCCACACATTATGTTATTGAACAAGCCATACAGCACGGTGCTAACTTGATCATTGCGCATGAATCTCCGTTTTATAACCATCACAGTCATACAGATTGGCTTGCAAATGATTCGGTATATGTGGACAAAAGGAAATTGATCGACGAAGCAGACATTTCCATCTATCGCTGTCATGATATCATCCACCGGTTTCAACCGGATGGCATTACCGAAGGATTGATTCAGGCATTGGAGTGGTCCTCTTATGTGGAGCAACGACTACCGGAAGCAGACATCCTTTCTTTTCTGGAAGGAAGTACCGTTGAAGCTATTGCTCACCATGTGAAAAGTTGCCTTGGGATCGAGTATGTACGCGTTGCAGGCAATGCAGAAATAGTCTGTAGACGCGCAGCGGTATTGGTAGGTTTTCGTGGCAATGGTCATGTGACGATTCCCCTGATTCAGAATAGCCAATTGGATCTCATCATCGCTGGAGAAGGATTCGAATGGGAGACACCGGAATATATCCGTGATGCCGTGCAACAGGGCAAGTCCAAGGCACTGATCATGATCGGACATGCCGAGAGCGAGGCTTCGGGAATGAAGCTTTTGGCACATAGTTTGGCAGAACGTCTTCCTGAATTGTCAGTTCGTTTTGTGGGCGAGAAGCCTTTGTACACTGTGATCTAA
- a CDS encoding DMT family transporter, with amino-acid sequence MRGIIFALLGGACITLQGVANTRISTDMGTWQAATITQLTGFILAALILLFVRDTNLQGLKQVKPMYLAGGAFGAVIIFSEVTAIQQIGVTFTISALLIAQLFLTFLVDSNGWFGVVKQKMKLPQFLGIALMVAGVIIMKL; translated from the coding sequence ATGAGAGGAATTATTTTTGCATTACTGGGTGGTGCTTGTATCACACTACAAGGGGTTGCCAATACTCGGATTAGCACCGACATGGGCACATGGCAAGCCGCTACGATTACACAACTGACGGGATTCATACTAGCGGCGCTCATCCTGTTGTTCGTTCGTGACACCAACCTTCAAGGACTCAAACAAGTAAAACCTATGTATCTGGCTGGAGGCGCTTTTGGCGCGGTCATTATTTTCAGCGAAGTAACGGCCATTCAGCAAATCGGGGTTACGTTCACGATCTCGGCCCTACTGATCGCTCAGCTGTTCCTGACTTTTCTGGTGGATAGTAACGGATGGTTTGGCGTGGTGAAACAAAAAATGAAACTGCCGCAATTTCTGGGCATTGCCTTAATGGTGGCTGGTGTTATCATTATGAAACTATAG
- a CDS encoding cyclic nucleotide-binding domain-containing protein encodes MEEIHNEQQLMHYLKRYQLETVFHEPLRPHMTLCHFEKCELICREGEASEYLYVLVEGKIKIFTTSAQDKTLVLCFKTPLEVVGDIEYVRESDIVNTVQAVSPVVMLRIHYQWLAELASDYAPLLKFLLKIISHKFYIDSNFSNFNLMYPVEVRLVSYLLSISTEEAGNVVHEELDAFNLTDIANLIGTSYRHLNRVIQKLCADGLIERHQGLIMIKDRAGLREIAGHNIYE; translated from the coding sequence GTGGAAGAGATCCATAACGAGCAACAATTAATGCACTATCTGAAGCGATATCAACTCGAAACGGTATTTCACGAGCCCCTACGTCCACATATGACGTTATGCCACTTCGAGAAGTGTGAACTGATCTGTCGTGAAGGAGAAGCTTCCGAATATTTGTACGTACTGGTCGAGGGTAAAATCAAGATTTTCACCACCTCGGCTCAGGATAAAACGCTAGTGCTTTGCTTCAAGACACCGCTCGAAGTCGTCGGGGACATAGAGTATGTCCGTGAAAGCGATATTGTCAATACGGTTCAGGCCGTATCGCCTGTGGTGATGCTTCGCATTCATTATCAATGGCTCGCTGAGCTTGCCAGCGATTATGCACCCTTGCTTAAATTTTTACTGAAAATCATCTCACACAAATTCTACATTGACTCGAACTTTTCCAATTTCAATCTGATGTATCCCGTTGAGGTTCGTCTAGTCAGCTACCTGCTCTCCATCTCGACAGAAGAAGCGGGCAACGTCGTTCATGAAGAGCTGGACGCGTTCAATCTGACCGACATTGCGAATCTGATCGGCACCAGTTACCGACATCTGAACCGAGTCATCCAGAAGCTCTGTGCAGACGGATTAATTGAACGACATCAAGGATTGATTATGATCAAGGATCGGGCGGGTCTGCGTGAAATAGCAGGTCACAATATTTATGAATAA
- a CDS encoding DMT family transporter → MLITGISLALLAGALVSLQTIFNSKVNERTGSWSTTTMVLFTGFIASFLISLLVEGKNTFSFQHMQPWYWLSGAIGVGVVFCLVQGMKLLGPTYAISIVLTSQLSFALLFDSMGWLGLEQIPFSWNQLLGVLVIVGGIVLFKFGGSKSEKSDQSTGTLQSDS, encoded by the coding sequence ATGTTAATTACAGGGATTTCACTTGCGTTGCTGGCAGGTGCACTTGTCAGTTTGCAAACGATTTTTAATAGCAAAGTCAATGAACGCACCGGTTCATGGTCTACCACAACGATGGTGTTGTTCACCGGATTCATTGCCTCATTCCTCATCTCTCTGCTAGTGGAAGGTAAAAATACATTCAGCTTTCAGCATATGCAACCTTGGTACTGGCTCAGCGGAGCCATCGGCGTTGGCGTAGTCTTCTGTCTGGTGCAAGGGATGAAACTACTTGGCCCCACATATGCCATCTCGATCGTGCTGACGTCCCAACTGAGCTTTGCTCTATTGTTTGATTCCATGGGATGGCTCGGTCTGGAGCAAATTCCTTTTTCGTGGAATCAACTGCTCGGTGTGCTTGTCATTGTGGGTGGAATTGTGTTATTCAAGTTCGGTGGAAGTAAATCGGAAAAATCAGATCAGTCCACTGGAACGTTGCAGTCTGACTCGTAA
- a CDS encoding IS110 family transposase, producing MKSVTKYVGLDVSKEKIAVAVANEGREPAYFIGMFPHTEKAVRKFIQTLTQDGSSLEICYEAGPTGYALYRLLTKMGISCSVIAPSLIPSRPGDRVKTDRRDALKLAQLLRSGELQAVYVPTEADEALRDLVRAREDSKENLLRAKHRLTKFLLRHSIPGPEGVRRWSVKYWSWLKVLRLPNAVQQTVLQEYIHTIQEEMLRLERLEKYMAQEAQSGPRASLITALQVLRGVALITAITLVAEVGSFLRFPKGSSFMSYTGLVPSEYSTGQTTRRGATTKAGNRHVRRAAVEAAWSYRYQPALKGKLLQRQQGQNAEVCAMAWHAQVRLHEKYRKLLSRGMNKNKVITAIARELSGFVWAIASQIETQQRVANQTT from the coding sequence ATGAAGTCTGTCACAAAATATGTGGGTTTAGACGTATCTAAAGAAAAAATTGCCGTTGCTGTCGCGAACGAGGGCCGTGAGCCTGCTTATTTTATCGGGATGTTCCCCCATACAGAAAAAGCGGTTCGTAAGTTTATTCAGACCTTGACTCAGGATGGTAGCTCACTTGAAATTTGTTATGAAGCAGGTCCTACCGGCTACGCATTGTATCGGTTGCTTACAAAGATGGGCATTTCCTGTTCGGTGATTGCTCCGTCGCTTATCCCTTCTCGTCCAGGCGACCGGGTGAAAACGGATCGGCGGGATGCTTTAAAGCTCGCACAACTTCTTCGTTCAGGTGAGCTACAGGCTGTCTACGTTCCCACCGAAGCGGATGAAGCCTTGCGCGATTTAGTTCGTGCCCGGGAAGATAGTAAGGAAAATCTGCTTCGCGCTAAACATCGTTTAACGAAGTTCCTTCTTCGCCATAGTATTCCTGGACCCGAAGGGGTTCGTCGCTGGTCGGTGAAATATTGGTCCTGGTTAAAGGTGCTGCGTCTTCCTAATGCCGTTCAGCAGACAGTTCTTCAGGAATACATTCATACGATTCAAGAAGAGATGCTACGCCTAGAACGCTTGGAAAAATACATGGCTCAAGAAGCTCAGAGTGGCCCACGGGCTTCCCTCATTACCGCTTTACAAGTTTTGCGCGGCGTGGCTCTAATCACAGCGATCACGCTGGTGGCAGAAGTCGGTAGTTTTCTTCGGTTTCCAAAAGGGAGTTCGTTTATGAGTTACACCGGACTCGTTCCCAGCGAGTACTCCACCGGGCAAACGACGCGTCGAGGAGCCACAACAAAAGCAGGCAATCGGCATGTACGCCGAGCTGCTGTTGAGGCTGCCTGGAGCTATCGGTATCAGCCTGCCTTGAAAGGGAAATTGCTGCAGCGACAACAGGGTCAGAACGCTGAAGTGTGTGCCATGGCTTGGCACGCTCAGGTTCGTTTACACGAAAAATATCGAAAGCTCCTTTCCCGGGGCATGAACAAGAATAAAGTCATTACCGCAATTGCAAGAGAACTCAGCGGATTTGTTTGGGCAATTGCTTCTCAGATCGAAACCCAGCAGCGCGTTGCAAATCAAACGACGTAG
- a CDS encoding YebC/PmpR family DNA-binding transcriptional regulator: protein MGRKWNNIKEKKASKDANTSRVYAKFGVEIYVAAKKGEPDPEANRALKVVLERAKTYNVPKAIIDRAMEKAKGSGDENYEELRYEGFGPNGAMVIVDALTNNVNRTAPEVRSAFNKNAGNMGVSGSVAYMFDSTAVIGVEGKNSEEVLELLLEADVDVRDIVDEDDAVIVYADPDQFHAVQEAFKAAGVTEFTVAELTMLAQNHIELPEDAQAQFEKLIDALEDLEDVQQVYHNVEFV from the coding sequence ATGGGTCGTAAGTGGAATAATATCAAGGAAAAAAAAGCTTCAAAAGATGCAAACACGAGCCGGGTCTACGCTAAATTCGGCGTTGAGATCTATGTAGCTGCCAAGAAGGGCGAACCGGACCCGGAAGCGAACCGTGCACTGAAAGTCGTGCTGGAACGTGCCAAAACGTATAATGTACCCAAAGCCATCATTGATCGTGCGATGGAAAAAGCAAAAGGCAGCGGGGATGAGAACTATGAAGAGCTGCGTTATGAAGGCTTCGGACCGAATGGTGCGATGGTCATCGTAGATGCACTCACCAACAACGTGAATCGTACAGCGCCGGAAGTGCGCTCTGCGTTTAACAAAAACGCTGGTAACATGGGTGTCAGTGGTTCTGTTGCTTACATGTTTGATTCAACAGCGGTTATCGGTGTAGAGGGCAAGAATTCCGAAGAAGTGCTTGAACTTCTGCTCGAAGCAGATGTAGATGTACGTGATATCGTGGACGAAGACGATGCTGTGATCGTATATGCAGATCCGGATCAATTCCATGCTGTACAAGAAGCATTCAAAGCTGCGGGTGTTACTGAGTTCACAGTAGCCGAGCTGACGATGCTTGCGCAAAACCATATTGAACTTCCAGAGGATGCACAAGCTCAGTTCGAGAAACTGATCGATGCGCTTGAGGACCTTGAAGATGTTCAACAGGTTTACCATAACGTAGAGTTCGTATAA
- a CDS encoding biliverdin-producing heme oxygenase gives MTSTNIMERLKSETAHYHRQVEQNPYAKAIMNQTVTIEEYRTYLEKFYGFLKPLEDQAVQQPFWGSTGLDIEIRGKAGLLEKDLRNLGASEEEISQLPLCEELPDISTPARLFGYLYVIEGSTNGGQIMTKRLSQFLPIEADRGLEYFNAYGSETRTRWSEFMGLLQQSISTPEDHDNMVHSASETFRLLDQWINT, from the coding sequence ATGACATCAACAAATATTATGGAACGTCTGAAGAGCGAGACAGCTCATTATCATAGACAAGTAGAACAGAACCCTTATGCGAAAGCCATTATGAATCAAACTGTGACTATAGAAGAATATAGAACATATTTAGAGAAATTTTATGGATTCCTGAAACCGCTGGAAGATCAAGCTGTACAGCAGCCTTTCTGGGGGAGTACAGGATTGGATATCGAGATTAGAGGCAAGGCTGGACTGTTGGAAAAAGATTTACGAAATCTGGGTGCAAGTGAAGAGGAAATCAGCCAACTTCCGCTCTGTGAAGAACTGCCGGATATTTCAACACCTGCGCGTTTGTTCGGATATCTGTATGTAATTGAGGGGTCCACGAACGGTGGACAGATTATGACCAAACGTTTGTCGCAGTTCCTGCCCATTGAGGCTGATCGTGGTTTGGAATATTTCAATGCTTACGGCTCAGAGACAAGAACAAGATGGAGCGAGTTTATGGGTTTGCTGCAGCAGTCCATCAGTACTCCAGAAGATCATGACAACATGGTACACAGTGCATCAGAGACATTCCGACTGTTAGATCAATGGATTAATACGTAG